The Dethiosulfovibrio peptidovorans genome has a window encoding:
- a CDS encoding sodium:solute symporter produces the protein MSGTLLSSGIFLWFALGSLLSWYARRRTGAGVPEYFLANRTVGGLVSALSYSATTYSAFMMVGLVGLTYKTGVAALGFELTYLIFTVFLLVLFAPRYWAAGRAFNLVSPSEFLSFRYSRSSVGFVATCLCMVMLIPYASVQLMGVGYLLEILSGGSVPFCVGAGAGTLIGMVFCLAGMRSVAWTDSLQSTIMLVASVVLVGFVSSRLLPQGFVDAVSQVPELLTVNWSPSLYLGLTLPWAFFAVTNPQVVQRLYTPEGPKSLRRMILGFSGFGLAYTLICGLLGLAVALLRPGLDNADNAMPVLLSMVPTPLALIVTVSIVAAAVSTLNSIVLTLGSMFGRDVIRPLHPGLSEEDELRMGRAMIPAVSLACFVFAQFRFDLIVVLSSLASGGLLMQLPAVLGAFFWRRSTAWGALSSLIVGGTVVTWLSLAGLKPLGQWPAIWGLTASGAVFVTVSLVTAPPQGRDAFFTGLNREMEGRFQL, from the coding sequence ATGTCAGGAACCCTTTTATCCTCGGGTATTTTCCTGTGGTTCGCCCTGGGCTCTCTCCTGTCATGGTATGCCAGAAGACGGACGGGGGCGGGCGTCCCCGAGTATTTTCTGGCAAACAGAACCGTCGGAGGACTGGTATCGGCCCTGAGCTACAGCGCCACAACCTATAGCGCCTTCATGATGGTCGGCCTGGTAGGACTTACCTACAAGACGGGGGTGGCAGCTCTGGGGTTTGAGCTGACGTACCTTATCTTTACCGTGTTCCTGCTGGTCCTTTTCGCCCCCCGGTACTGGGCTGCAGGACGCGCGTTCAACCTGGTGAGCCCCAGTGAGTTCCTGTCTTTTCGGTATAGTCGATCCTCCGTGGGATTCGTGGCAACCTGTCTCTGTATGGTCATGCTCATTCCCTACGCCTCGGTACAGCTCATGGGGGTGGGGTATCTCCTCGAGATCCTCTCCGGAGGGAGCGTCCCTTTCTGCGTGGGGGCCGGGGCTGGAACCCTGATCGGCATGGTTTTCTGCCTGGCGGGGATGCGATCTGTAGCCTGGACAGACAGCCTTCAGTCCACGATCATGCTCGTCGCCAGCGTCGTGCTGGTGGGATTCGTGAGCTCCCGTCTTTTGCCTCAGGGATTCGTCGATGCCGTATCTCAGGTGCCCGAGCTTTTAACGGTGAACTGGTCCCCCTCTCTGTATCTGGGACTCACCCTGCCCTGGGCTTTTTTCGCCGTCACCAACCCTCAGGTTGTCCAACGGCTCTACACCCCTGAAGGCCCCAAAAGCCTGAGGCGGATGATTCTGGGATTTTCCGGTTTCGGCCTGGCCTACACCCTGATCTGCGGTCTTCTGGGGCTGGCCGTGGCCCTGCTTCGGCCTGGGCTGGACAACGCCGATAACGCCATGCCAGTCCTTCTGTCCATGGTCCCGACCCCACTGGCCTTGATCGTGACCGTGAGCATAGTGGCCGCAGCGGTCTCGACGCTGAACTCCATCGTCCTCACCCTGGGATCCATGTTCGGTCGGGACGTGATCCGTCCTCTGCATCCCGGGCTCTCAGAGGAGGATGAGCTGCGGATGGGACGAGCGATGATTCCGGCGGTCTCTCTCGCGTGCTTTGTCTTTGCCCAGTTTCGGTTCGATTTGATCGTCGTCCTCTCGTCCTTGGCATCCGGCGGGCTCCTCATGCAGCTTCCCGCCGTTCTGGGGGCCTTTTTCTGGAGGCGGAGCACAGCCTGGGGCGCCCTGTCGAGTCTGATCGTCGGTGGGACCGTGGTGACCTGGCTCAGTCTGGCTGGACTCAAGCCCCTGGGGCAGTGGCCTGCCATCTGGGGCCTTACAGCCTCTGGAGCGGTCTTTGTGACCGTGAGTCTGGTAACAGCTCCACCTCAAGGTCGGGATGCCTTTTTTACTGGATTGAACCGAGAGATGGAGGGGCGTTTTCAGCTCTGA
- a CDS encoding transcription repressor NadR: MVDRRKRLKFLIEILRKGYDPVSGADLADRFAVSRQAIVQDIAILREEGVPIVSTSRGYRLDQGIAAVRRVMAVCHQADDLYRELSLVVSMGARMVDVFIDHPIYGELRGNIDVGTQEEVRRFLTLMETTGRHPLLSLSGGFHLHTMEAPDEEILQAVEDGLREAGFLVQF; the protein is encoded by the coding sequence ATGGTCGACAGGCGAAAACGGCTGAAGTTTTTGATCGAGATACTCCGGAAGGGATACGATCCCGTCAGTGGCGCAGATCTGGCCGATCGTTTTGCGGTGAGTCGCCAGGCCATCGTCCAGGACATCGCCATCCTTCGGGAGGAGGGAGTGCCCATCGTTTCAACGTCCCGGGGGTACCGGTTGGATCAGGGAATCGCTGCTGTTCGGCGAGTCATGGCGGTCTGTCACCAGGCTGACGACCTCTACAGAGAGCTGTCTCTGGTGGTATCCATGGGAGCCCGGATGGTTGATGTGTTCATCGACCATCCCATCTACGGTGAGCTTCGAGGCAATATTGACGTGGGAACTCAGGAGGAGGTTCGACGATTTCTGACCTTGATGGAGACCACAGGTCGTCATCCTCTGCTGAGCCTTTCCGGCGGGTTCCATCTCCACACGATGGAGGCCCCCGACGAAGAGATTCTTCAGGCCGTCGAGGACGGACTGCGTGAGGCCGGGTTTCTCGTTCAGTTTTAA
- the nikA gene encoding nickel ABC transporter, nickel/metallophore periplasmic binding protein, giving the protein MTLGLCLSTLLALSATAHAPDTLVYSWSGNAGGDLNPHLYSPNQMYAQNMIFESLVRYSSRGTIEPCLAESWDISDDGLRYTFHLRKGVTFSDGSPWNSKAAKANMDAVMENAKRHAWLGLVGQIDSTEVSDEHTMVLVLKAPYAATLWDLSLIRPFRFLSPSAFGEDGGTAKGIKKPIGTGPWIHAEEKKGEYDLFVRNDGYWGPKPTIAKILVKVIPESESRVVALETGEIDLIFGASGQGAAQISIEAFRRLEAMGRYETGISGPRATRLLAINSGCGVTADLAVRKAILHAVDKDALVKGVFLGMEKRADFLFSPQMPFCNLGLPPYEYDLDKANSLLDKAGWVRDGEYRAKDGKELRLDICFIGTDTVQKAIAEVLQSNLKRIGMKLDLTGVEKDAYYKRQKNGTFGLIFSDTWGAPYEPHAMVSSMRVPSHADYQAQSGLPMKKELDKKIAQVLIAVGDDRCQRLYREILTTLHDQAVYLPLSYRTLVKVHVNELQGVVFPAFITEVPFESMSWK; this is encoded by the coding sequence ATGACGTTGGGACTGTGCTTGTCCACGTTGCTTGCTCTCTCAGCAACAGCTCATGCCCCGGATACACTGGTCTATTCATGGAGCGGAAACGCTGGAGGAGATTTGAATCCCCACCTCTATTCCCCTAACCAGATGTACGCTCAGAATATGATTTTCGAATCTCTGGTGAGATACAGTTCTCGGGGAACTATTGAACCTTGTCTGGCGGAGAGCTGGGACATTTCTGATGATGGCCTCCGGTACACCTTCCATCTCCGCAAGGGAGTGACCTTTTCCGACGGCTCTCCATGGAATTCCAAGGCGGCCAAGGCCAATATGGACGCTGTCATGGAGAATGCCAAGCGTCACGCATGGCTTGGTCTGGTAGGGCAGATCGACTCCACTGAGGTCTCTGACGAACACACTATGGTGCTTGTTCTGAAGGCTCCCTACGCCGCCACTCTCTGGGATCTCTCCCTGATCCGTCCCTTCAGGTTCCTCAGTCCTTCGGCGTTTGGTGAGGATGGAGGCACGGCCAAGGGCATTAAAAAACCCATAGGTACCGGTCCCTGGATCCACGCGGAGGAGAAGAAGGGCGAATACGATCTCTTTGTCCGAAACGACGGATACTGGGGCCCCAAACCGACCATAGCCAAGATCCTGGTCAAGGTGATCCCCGAGAGCGAGTCCCGGGTGGTGGCCCTGGAGACCGGCGAGATCGACCTGATCTTTGGTGCCAGCGGTCAGGGGGCTGCTCAGATCAGCATAGAGGCTTTTAGGCGCCTGGAGGCCATGGGACGATACGAGACAGGTATCTCAGGCCCTCGGGCTACGCGGCTGTTAGCCATCAACTCGGGCTGCGGTGTCACTGCGGATCTGGCAGTTCGAAAAGCCATTCTTCACGCTGTGGACAAGGATGCTCTCGTCAAGGGAGTCTTCCTGGGTATGGAGAAACGAGCTGATTTCCTCTTCAGTCCTCAGATGCCTTTCTGTAACCTGGGGCTGCCTCCTTACGAGTACGATCTGGATAAGGCCAATTCTCTTCTGGACAAGGCCGGTTGGGTTCGGGATGGAGAATATAGGGCAAAGGACGGAAAAGAGCTCCGTCTGGATATCTGTTTCATCGGTACCGATACCGTACAGAAAGCCATCGCCGAGGTGCTTCAGTCGAACCTGAAAAGAATTGGTATGAAGCTTGATCTGACCGGCGTTGAAAAAGACGCATACTACAAGAGGCAGAAGAACGGAACCTTCGGCCTTATCTTCAGCGACACTTGGGGAGCGCCCTATGAACCTCACGCTATGGTGAGTTCGATGCGGGTGCCCTCCCACGCTGACTACCAGGCTCAGTCTGGTCTGCCCATGAAAAAAGAGCTGGACAAAAAGATCGCTCAGGTTCTGATAGCCGTCGGTGATGATCGTTGCCAGAGGCTGTACCGGGAGATCCTGACCACCCTCCACGACCAGGCTGTTTATCTGCCCCTATCCTATAGGACCCTGGTTAAAGTCCATGTCAATGAGCTTCAGGGCGTCGTTTTCCCGGCCTTTATAACCGAGGTGCCCTTCGAGAGCATGTCCTGGAAATAG
- a CDS encoding nickel ABC transporter permease subunit NikB yields MFRFIVKRILVLIPILFFVSIMVFLILRLAEGDPAMAYLRMSNIPPTDEALAQTRHDLGLDKPIAEQYVLWVSRAMRFDFGRSYVTGKPVLQEVLYYLPATLTLAGLGLLFTILVSVPLGVTAALHKDRFQDHLTRVLAFVGVSMPSFWLGYLLLFLLSVKLRWLPPMGRGGIAHMIMPVLTLSAMSIAINVRFLRANLLENMNSRSIFFARARGLSEKRVLWAHVMKNSLIPVITMTGMHLGEMLGGAVIVENIFSWPGLGRYAVQSVLNRDYPVLQCFILMMTVIFVLCNLVVDIVYALVDPRIRFEGDAR; encoded by the coding sequence GTGTTTCGATTTATCGTCAAGCGCATCCTGGTATTGATACCGATCCTGTTTTTCGTCTCCATCATGGTTTTTCTCATCCTCCGGCTTGCCGAAGGCGATCCGGCTATGGCCTATCTTCGTATGTCAAATATCCCCCCTACGGATGAGGCTCTGGCCCAGACCCGCCACGACCTGGGGTTGGATAAACCCATAGCGGAGCAGTATGTTTTGTGGGTATCCCGGGCTATGCGCTTTGATTTCGGCCGTTCCTACGTCACGGGTAAGCCGGTTCTTCAGGAGGTACTCTACTACCTGCCGGCTACCTTGACCCTGGCCGGCCTCGGGTTGCTCTTTACCATCCTGGTCAGCGTCCCCCTGGGGGTGACCGCCGCTCTCCATAAGGATCGGTTTCAGGATCACCTCACCAGGGTCCTGGCTTTTGTCGGAGTCTCCATGCCCAGCTTCTGGTTGGGCTATCTCCTGCTCTTTCTCCTCTCCGTGAAGCTTCGCTGGCTGCCGCCCATGGGACGAGGGGGGATAGCCCACATGATAATGCCGGTGCTCACGCTCTCGGCCATGTCCATCGCCATCAACGTTCGGTTTCTCCGGGCCAACCTGCTGGAGAACATGAACTCCCGGTCGATTTTCTTCGCCCGCGCCAGAGGATTGTCGGAAAAGAGGGTCCTCTGGGCCCATGTGATGAAGAACTCGCTGATCCCGGTCATCACAATGACGGGTATGCACCTGGGCGAGATGCTGGGGGGGGCCGTCATCGTTGAGAACATTTTTTCATGGCCTGGTCTGGGACGATATGCCGTTCAGTCAGTGCTCAATCGGGATTATCCTGTGCTTCAGTGCTTTATTCTGATGATGACGGTCATATTCGTGCTCTGTAACCTGGTGGTGGACATCGTTTATGCCTTGGTGGATCCCCGAATCCGGTTTGAGGGTGACGCCCGATGA
- a CDS encoding nickel ABC transporter permease subunit NikC: protein MIARLKINPVFWVAVVLLSVIAIVALFFPFMGLPDPSAVDLASRLQPPSVDHLLGTDHLGRDLLARLFAGTRVSLGSVFAILAMIVVFSTLAGGAAGFLGGVVDSAIMRTCDVFLTFPTIILAMFFIAVLGTGLMNVIIAIFFTHWAWYARIVRGMVISLKNREYILAAKVAGTSRFRTVVRHILPSLAPQILVLSTLDIGHMMLHVAGLSFLGLGVQPPTPEWGSMINDARQYIWTEPQLLLYPGLCIFVTVMAFNLLGDALRDGLDRSLIPEEMEP, encoded by the coding sequence ATGATAGCCCGCCTGAAAATTAACCCTGTATTTTGGGTGGCGGTTGTCCTGCTGAGCGTCATCGCTATCGTCGCCTTGTTCTTCCCGTTTATGGGCCTGCCGGATCCTTCGGCGGTGGACTTGGCCTCCAGGTTGCAGCCTCCCAGCGTTGATCACCTTTTGGGGACCGACCACCTGGGACGGGATCTCCTGGCACGTCTCTTTGCCGGCACCCGGGTCTCACTGGGCTCGGTTTTTGCCATCCTTGCCATGATCGTGGTCTTCAGCACCCTGGCGGGTGGTGCTGCCGGCTTCCTGGGAGGTGTGGTGGACTCGGCCATCATGAGGACCTGCGACGTGTTTCTGACCTTCCCCACCATCATCCTGGCGATGTTCTTCATCGCCGTTCTGGGGACCGGTCTGATGAACGTTATCATCGCCATATTCTTTACCCATTGGGCATGGTACGCTCGAATCGTCCGGGGCATGGTGATATCCCTGAAAAACCGGGAATATATCCTGGCAGCCAAGGTGGCTGGCACCAGCCGTTTTCGGACGGTGGTCCGCCACATACTTCCATCTCTGGCTCCCCAGATCCTGGTTTTGTCCACCTTGGATATCGGCCATATGATGCTCCACGTGGCGGGGCTCTCCTTTTTGGGGCTGGGCGTCCAACCGCCAACTCCCGAGTGGGGGAGCATGATCAACGATGCCCGACAGTATATCTGGACCGAGCCTCAGCTGCTTCTGTATCCTGGTTTGTGCATATTCGTGACGGTCATGGCCTTTAATCTCTTGGGAGATGCTCTCCGAGACGGTCTGGATCGCTCCCTGATTCCCGAGGAGATGGAGCCATGA
- the nikD gene encoding nickel import ATP-binding protein NikD (with NikABCE is involved in nickel transport into the cell), which produces MSAHLLTARELSIETTTNSPLSLVRDVSFSVHPGEVTCLVGESGSGKSLSCMAALSLLPRGVRRTSGTVTFQDRVLDELSPRELQTLRGGRIAVVLQNPSSCFDPVFSIGTHFDETMVAHGGQTSLGRDDRIATALGEVGLDDWAEICRAYPFQLSGGMLQRVMLALALINDPVLLVADEPTTDLDTISQKRVLDLIDEARERRGMGVLLVTHDLGVVARMAHHVVVLDQGSLIESGPVRQIFEQPQHPTTQALVSTHKHLSSNLNFKEARS; this is translated from the coding sequence ATGAGCGCTCATCTGCTGACCGCCCGGGAGCTCTCCATTGAGACGACCACGAATTCACCCCTGTCGCTGGTTCGGGATGTCTCCTTCTCGGTTCATCCGGGAGAGGTCACCTGTCTCGTAGGCGAAAGTGGATCGGGCAAGTCCCTGTCCTGTATGGCGGCTCTTTCTCTTCTCCCCCGAGGTGTCCGACGGACCTCCGGCACTGTGACCTTTCAGGATAGGGTGCTGGATGAACTCTCGCCGAGAGAGCTCCAGACCTTGCGAGGTGGGAGAATTGCCGTGGTGCTTCAGAATCCCTCAAGCTGTTTCGATCCGGTTTTCTCCATCGGGACTCACTTCGACGAGACCATGGTAGCCCATGGAGGGCAGACCTCTCTCGGTCGAGACGACCGTATCGCCACGGCGTTGGGGGAGGTCGGTCTGGATGACTGGGCGGAGATCTGCCGTGCATACCCCTTTCAGCTCAGCGGTGGGATGCTTCAGCGGGTGATGCTGGCCCTGGCCCTGATCAACGATCCGGTGCTCCTCGTCGCTGACGAGCCCACCACAGACCTGGACACGATCTCGCAGAAACGGGTTCTCGATCTGATTGACGAGGCCAGGGAACGGCGGGGTATGGGTGTGCTTCTCGTCACCCACGATCTGGGCGTGGTGGCCCGGATGGCCCATCACGTGGTGGTTCTGGATCAGGGCTCTCTCATCGAGTCCGGGCCAGTTCGGCAGATATTTGAGCAGCCGCAGCATCCCACAACTCAGGCCCTCGTCTCCACTCATAAACATCTGTCGTCCAACCTGAACTTCAAGGAGGCTCGCTCATGA
- a CDS encoding nickel import ATP-binding protein NikE, with protein sequence MSALLSVRDLHRIYRRGGFFTHAEELHVLQGIDLDLEEGSTLGLVGQSGCGKSTLGRMILGIERPSCGTVCFRGTDIRTMAADEFREFRRNVQVVFQNVHNSVNPRMTAGEIVAEPLRNFLNISKKEAIRRSRPLLEQVGLKASDADKLPGQFSGGELQRVCIARALAPDPEVIVFDEAVSSLDMLIQTRILSLIKDIRRERGLSALFISHDLRVVADLCDEVALIKDGVIVLRERSIADLASSGDSAVREMVNSLPPATPIR encoded by the coding sequence ATGAGCGCTCTTCTCTCCGTTCGTGATCTGCACCGCATCTACCGTCGAGGTGGCTTTTTTACACATGCAGAGGAACTTCACGTTCTGCAGGGTATTGACCTGGATCTTGAGGAAGGCTCCACTCTCGGCCTGGTGGGGCAAAGTGGCTGCGGCAAGAGCACCCTGGGCAGGATGATCCTGGGGATTGAACGGCCAAGTTGCGGAACCGTCTGCTTTCGGGGAACGGATATCAGAACCATGGCTGCCGATGAGTTCAGGGAGTTTCGACGGAACGTTCAGGTGGTGTTTCAGAACGTTCACAATTCCGTCAATCCCCGAATGACCGCCGGTGAGATCGTGGCTGAGCCCCTGCGGAATTTCCTGAACATCTCTAAAAAAGAGGCCATCCGACGAAGTCGTCCCCTTCTGGAACAGGTGGGGCTTAAGGCATCCGACGCTGACAAACTTCCGGGACAGTTTAGTGGCGGTGAGCTTCAGCGAGTCTGCATCGCCCGGGCTTTGGCTCCGGATCCCGAGGTGATCGTCTTCGACGAGGCTGTCAGCAGCTTAGATATGCTTATCCAGACCCGTATCCTGAGCCTGATAAAGGATATCCGACGGGAACGAGGCCTGAGCGCCCTGTTCATCTCTCACGACCTGCGCGTGGTGGCTGACCTTTGCGACGAGGTTGCCCTTATAAAAGACGGAGTCATCGTCCTTCGGGAACGCTCCATCGCTGATCTGGCATCCTCCGGCGACAGCGCCGTTCGGGAAATGGTGAATTCCCTCCCTCCTGCCACTCCGATTCGATAG
- a CDS encoding glycosyl transferase family 2: MAFGQGKKGWENRFWDCYSCGIGGVTLHPYLRNPKSKTQKGNVSLVMVAIQIDDVFLACLTVIWVMLLYHVILCYGGYRYSVRMEQEIAQMAELSSENLPQVTVLIPAHNEALVIDRTLRAVACMDYPEKKLTVLCLNDNSTDGTGEIARKTAASLGAHVQVVDVPPSRGGRGKSAVLNYGLEIAQGEVLAVYDADNTPERSALLYLVHNLVKREDLGAVIGKFRTRNRYVNLLTRFINLETIFFQWSTQAGRWHLYSLATIPGTNFVVWKELVQRIGGWDEKALTEDTELSIRIYLQNQFIKMVPYSVTWEEEPSSWKVWFKQRTRWARGNLYVLKKYFFPLLLRGKWRLFLDMFYLMGVYFLFLSSVSISLLIFIAGSLGVTYVSLQGPFNFLWVLAALLFVVELGISLTAEPGEDRGKNLLVGFLMYFSYTQMWLLVMFNAVWQGIASYFQNEKTFWHKTERTG; this comes from the coding sequence ATGGCCTTTGGTCAGGGGAAGAAGGGATGGGAAAATCGGTTTTGGGATTGTTACAGTTGCGGGATTGGTGGTGTTACTCTTCATCCTTATCTACGGAACCCGAAGAGTAAAACGCAGAAAGGAAATGTTTCGTTAGTCATGGTCGCTATACAAATTGATGACGTTTTTTTAGCCTGTCTGACAGTTATATGGGTAATGCTGCTTTATCACGTGATACTTTGCTATGGAGGATATCGGTATTCCGTTAGGATGGAGCAGGAAATTGCCCAAATGGCTGAGCTTTCTTCAGAAAACTTACCCCAGGTAACGGTATTGATTCCGGCTCATAACGAAGCGTTGGTCATTGATCGGACTCTTCGCGCGGTGGCTTGCATGGATTATCCAGAAAAGAAACTGACGGTTTTATGCCTCAACGATAATTCCACCGACGGTACCGGAGAGATTGCTCGTAAGACCGCAGCATCCTTGGGGGCCCATGTTCAGGTGGTGGATGTTCCTCCTTCCCGAGGGGGTCGGGGGAAATCCGCAGTGCTCAACTATGGACTCGAAATTGCCCAGGGAGAAGTTCTTGCGGTGTACGATGCGGATAATACCCCTGAAAGGAGTGCTCTCCTCTATCTGGTACATAATCTTGTGAAACGGGAAGATTTGGGAGCAGTAATCGGAAAGTTTAGGACTCGCAATCGTTATGTAAATTTACTTACTCGATTCATTAATCTTGAAACTATCTTTTTTCAGTGGTCCACCCAGGCTGGACGGTGGCATCTTTACAGTCTTGCCACGATTCCTGGTACTAATTTCGTGGTCTGGAAAGAACTTGTCCAGCGTATTGGAGGCTGGGATGAAAAAGCCCTTACCGAAGACACGGAGCTCTCCATACGGATATACCTGCAGAATCAATTTATTAAGATGGTTCCCTATTCCGTGACCTGGGAGGAAGAACCTTCGAGCTGGAAGGTCTGGTTCAAACAGAGAACCCGCTGGGCCCGGGGAAATTTGTACGTTCTCAAAAAGTATTTTTTCCCCCTCCTTCTTAGGGGAAAATGGCGGCTTTTTCTCGATATGTTCTATCTCATGGGAGTGTACTTTCTTTTTCTCTCTAGCGTTTCCATTTCGCTCCTCATCTTTATTGCCGGGAGCCTTGGGGTCACCTATGTGAGTCTCCAGGGGCCCTTTAACTTTCTCTGGGTTCTGGCAGCCCTTCTTTTTGTTGTCGAATTGGGAATCAGCCTCACTGCGGAACCTGGAGAGGATCGGGGCAAAAATCTTCTTGTGGGGTTCCTGATGTATTTTTCCTACACTCAGATGTGGCTCCTGGTGATGTTCAACGCCGTGTGGCAGGGAATAGCAAGTTATTTCCAGAATGAAAAAACCTTTTGGCATAAAACAGAACGAACGGGGTGA
- a CDS encoding ABC transporter ATP-binding protein — protein sequence MIHYFQDKLALSPEGARDFLRSVLWTTVLHLSFMAPAMLAFVFLDERLGTDMGASGAAPHGLVHYGVVASAIFACIYIIAYCQYDSTYTRIYKESAKRRISLAETLRQLPLAFFGKKDVADLSATIMEDVTQIEQLFSHAVPQIYASLASMAIVAAMMFAYDWRLALGVFWVVPAAALVFWMSRKIQRQGHIDIYGIKRDISDKIQEGLDSAQEIRSYNNEAAYSDDLDRRLDSYERYLIRTELLSGSLINLSFTFLKLGVPTALLCGAYLLLKGEVTVFSYLAFLIIAGRIYNPIIDVLGHFALLLYLGVRIDRMKEMDAMPRQSGRDKFNPGNYDIEFKNVDFSYQKEVQTLRNVSFTAKQGEVTALVGPSGGGKSTVAKLSARFWDIDGGVVTLGGQDISKIDPETLLKSYSIVFQDVTLFNASVMENIRLGKKDGTDEEVLRAARLAQCDEFVERLPEGYGTMIGENGERLSGGERQRISIARAILKDAPIILLDEATASLDTENESRIQRALGELIREKTVLVIAHRMRTVAGADKIVVIKDGAVVESGSPQELRDKQGFFASMLEAQMGA from the coding sequence GTGATACACTATTTTCAGGATAAGCTCGCGTTGTCCCCTGAAGGGGCCAGGGATTTTCTGCGTTCGGTTCTGTGGACCACGGTCTTGCACCTGAGCTTCATGGCGCCGGCGATGCTGGCATTCGTGTTTCTTGACGAGAGACTGGGGACCGATATGGGCGCATCAGGCGCGGCACCTCACGGGCTCGTCCATTATGGCGTGGTCGCTTCGGCGATTTTCGCATGTATATACATCATCGCATATTGCCAGTACGACTCGACCTATACCCGAATCTACAAGGAGAGCGCCAAGAGACGGATCAGCCTTGCCGAAACCCTGAGGCAGCTTCCTCTCGCCTTCTTCGGCAAAAAGGACGTGGCCGATCTCAGCGCCACCATCATGGAGGACGTCACCCAGATAGAGCAGCTCTTCTCCCACGCGGTGCCCCAGATCTACGCCTCTTTGGCATCCATGGCCATCGTGGCGGCCATGATGTTTGCCTACGACTGGCGGCTCGCCCTCGGGGTGTTCTGGGTCGTTCCGGCGGCGGCTCTGGTCTTCTGGATGTCCAGAAAAATTCAACGACAGGGACACATCGATATCTACGGCATAAAGCGGGATATCTCCGACAAGATCCAGGAGGGGCTCGACTCCGCCCAGGAAATACGTTCCTACAACAACGAGGCCGCCTACTCCGACGATCTGGACCGCCGACTGGACAGCTACGAACGATATCTCATTCGGACCGAGCTCCTGAGTGGCTCCCTGATAAACCTGTCATTCACTTTTCTGAAGCTGGGGGTGCCGACGGCTTTGCTCTGTGGTGCCTATCTCCTGCTGAAGGGCGAGGTGACCGTCTTCTCATACCTGGCCTTCCTCATCATAGCAGGACGGATCTACAACCCCATCATCGATGTGCTCGGCCACTTCGCTCTGCTGCTGTATCTCGGGGTGCGGATCGACCGAATGAAGGAGATGGACGCCATGCCAAGGCAGAGCGGACGGGATAAATTCAATCCCGGGAACTACGACATCGAGTTCAAGAACGTGGACTTCTCCTACCAGAAGGAGGTGCAAACCCTGAGGAACGTCAGCTTCACGGCAAAACAGGGGGAGGTGACGGCCCTTGTCGGCCCCTCGGGCGGAGGAAAGAGCACCGTGGCCAAGCTGTCGGCGCGGTTCTGGGACATAGACGGAGGAGTCGTCACCCTGGGTGGTCAGGACATCTCCAAGATCGATCCAGAGACCCTGCTGAAATCCTACTCCATCGTGTTTCAGGATGTGACCCTCTTCAACGCCAGCGTGATGGAGAACATCCGCCTTGGGAAAAAGGACGGAACCGACGAGGAGGTACTCAGGGCGGCACGGCTCGCTCAGTGCGACGAGTTTGTGGAGCGGCTGCCCGAAGGGTATGGGACGATGATCGGAGAGAACGGAGAGCGCCTCTCCGGAGGGGAGAGACAGCGCATCTCCATCGCCCGGGCCATCCTGAAGGACGCCCCCATCATCCTGCTCGACGAGGCCACGGCATCGCTCGACACCGAGAACGAGAGCCGAATTCAAAGGGCCTTGGGGGAGCTTATCAGGGAGAAAACCGTCCTGGTTATCGCCCATCGGATGCGGACCGTTGCTGGAGCCGACAAAATCGTTGTGATAAAAGACGGCGCTGTCGTGGAGAGCGGCTCTCCACAGGAGCTCCGGGACAAGCAGGGCTTCTTCGCGTCCATGCTTGAGGCTCAGATGGGAGCCTGA